The following coding sequences lie in one Pseudoxanthomonas sp. SE1 genomic window:
- a CDS encoding glycosyltransferase family 39 protein: protein MRHSLSDLSPRQTWLLILLVIAALLAGLGLREPMPADEPRFVLAAKTMVETSQWLFPQRGIELYAEKPPTFMWLQAASYVLVRSWDVAFLLPSLLAALLTLWLTGDLARRLWGKRTTDYTVLGLFVCLQFVLQAKRAQIDMVLVGMTTLSLWALVRYLLEKPSPWLLMVGTFAAGLGTVTKGVGFLPLLVFVPWLWVRWKSPHLLPSHRGVHVLAGIAGFVLGAGVWLVPMLATVAASSDPALHTYAREMLFKQTGTRYANAWHHVKPAWYYLQTMLTLWLPGVLLAPWLLPAWWRRVRRVDPRYALLLGWALLVLVFFSASPGKREVYIFPMLPALALAASPLLAGLLRRRGVRAVLWSYLSVVITLTGALGLWLLTASPERVQGLLEGRGMDMSTVKQVSGWLLAFTVVSLVVMVAARRRVVFALVAVTASLWIAYGVGFMPALSPDSSAKALMQRVEATIDLDAELAMLGWREQHLLQADRPVTEFGFKKPWVEQWQQAHTWLLQDPTRRWLFLRKEAIGPCLDPMQVIDIGASNRRAWILAPGTAWILDCEVPATWSADVSED, encoded by the coding sequence ATGCGTCATTCCCTTAGCGACCTCTCCCCTCGCCAGACGTGGCTGCTGATCCTGCTGGTCATCGCGGCGTTGCTGGCCGGCCTGGGCTTACGCGAGCCGATGCCCGCAGACGAGCCGCGCTTCGTACTGGCGGCCAAGACCATGGTGGAGACCAGCCAATGGCTGTTCCCGCAGCGCGGGATTGAGCTCTACGCCGAGAAGCCGCCCACCTTCATGTGGCTGCAGGCGGCCAGTTATGTGCTGGTGCGCAGTTGGGATGTGGCATTCCTGCTGCCGTCCTTGCTGGCCGCGCTGCTGACGCTGTGGCTGACCGGCGATCTTGCTCGGCGCCTGTGGGGAAAGCGCACGACCGACTACACCGTGTTGGGCCTGTTCGTCTGCCTGCAGTTCGTGCTGCAAGCCAAGCGCGCGCAGATCGACATGGTGCTGGTGGGCATGACCACGCTCTCGCTATGGGCGCTGGTGCGCTACCTGCTTGAAAAGCCCAGCCCCTGGCTGCTGATGGTGGGCACCTTCGCCGCTGGCTTGGGCACGGTCACCAAGGGCGTGGGCTTTCTGCCGTTGTTGGTGTTCGTGCCTTGGCTGTGGGTGCGGTGGAAGTCGCCCCACCTCCTGCCCTCGCACCGAGGGGTGCATGTGCTGGCCGGCATTGCGGGTTTTGTGCTGGGCGCGGGTGTGTGGCTGGTACCGATGCTGGCCACGGTGGCGGCCTCATCGGATCCGGCCCTGCACACCTACGCGCGGGAAATGCTGTTCAAGCAGACCGGCACCCGCTACGCCAATGCCTGGCACCACGTAAAACCCGCTTGGTACTACCTACAGACCATGCTCACGCTGTGGCTGCCAGGCGTGCTGCTCGCGCCGTGGTTGCTGCCGGCGTGGTGGCGGCGTGTGCGTCGCGTGGACCCGCGTTACGCGCTACTGCTCGGTTGGGCGCTGCTGGTGCTGGTCTTCTTCAGTGCCAGCCCGGGCAAGCGCGAGGTCTACATCTTCCCGATGCTGCCTGCCCTGGCGCTCGCCGCATCGCCGTTGTTGGCCGGCTTGCTGCGCCGGCGTGGCGTACGCGCGGTGCTGTGGTCGTACCTGTCGGTGGTGATCACCCTGACGGGCGCCTTGGGCCTGTGGTTACTGACCGCCTCGCCCGAACGCGTGCAAGGCCTGCTCGAAGGACGCGGCATGGACATGAGCACCGTCAAGCAGGTCAGTGGCTGGCTGCTGGCCTTCACCGTCGTGAGCCTGGTCGTGATGGTCGCCGCACGCCGGAGGGTGGTGTTTGCGCTGGTGGCGGTCACCGCCTCGCTGTGGATCGCCTATGGCGTGGGATTCATGCCGGCGCTCAGTCCTGACAGTTCTGCCAAAGCGCTGATGCAACGCGTGGAGGCCACCATCGATCTGGATGCGGAACTGGCCATGCTCGGCTGGCGCGAACAGCATCTGCTCCAGGCCGACCGGCCGGTTACCGAGTTCGGTTTCAAGAAGCCCTGGGTGGAGCAGTGGCAGCAGGCGCACACCTGGCTGCTGCAGGACCCGACGCGACGCTGGCTGTTCCTGCGCAAGGAAGCCATTGGGCCTTGCCTGGATCCAATGCAGGTCATCGACATCGGCGCCTCCAATCGACGCGCCTGGATTCTGGCACCGGGTACGGCCTGGATTCTGGACTGCGAAGTCCCGGCCACGTGGTCAGCCGATGTCAGCGAAGACTGA
- a CDS encoding cation diffusion facilitator family transporter produces the protein MSTGHDHGTSEIRYEKPLWWALGLTSTFLIAEIIGGLVTNSLALLSDAAHMMTDVIALTVSLIAVRMSRRPADARRTYGYARMEAIGAIINGGLLFVVAGYILWEAVGRFREPPEVASTGMLVIAMLGLIVNLISMRLLRAGSGTSLNVKGAYLEVWSDMLGSVGVIIGAIVIKVTGWTLVDPIIAVLIGLWVLPRTWTLLKQAGHILMQGVPEGMDVAAIRKRLIEMPAVQEVHDLHVWSLGIGQVVLTAHIVLAAGVPDPDTIQVELTRVIEQQFDIHDVTLQVERTSCKSEVGHA, from the coding sequence ATGAGCACAGGGCATGATCATGGAACGTCCGAGATCCGGTACGAGAAGCCCCTATGGTGGGCGCTCGGCCTGACTTCCACGTTCCTCATCGCCGAGATAATCGGCGGTCTGGTAACAAATAGTTTGGCGCTGCTATCCGATGCGGCGCACATGATGACCGATGTCATCGCCCTCACCGTGTCGTTGATCGCGGTGCGTATGAGTCGACGTCCGGCTGATGCTCGCCGCACCTATGGCTATGCCCGTATGGAAGCCATCGGCGCGATCATCAACGGCGGTCTGTTGTTCGTGGTCGCCGGCTACATCCTGTGGGAGGCGGTGGGACGTTTTCGTGAGCCGCCGGAAGTTGCGTCCACGGGCATGTTGGTCATCGCCATGCTGGGTTTGATCGTCAACCTGATCTCCATGCGCCTGCTACGCGCTGGCAGCGGCACCAGCTTGAATGTGAAGGGTGCCTACCTGGAGGTTTGGAGCGATATGCTCGGGTCGGTGGGCGTCATCATTGGCGCGATCGTCATCAAGGTCACGGGTTGGACGCTGGTCGATCCGATCATTGCGGTGTTGATCGGCCTGTGGGTGCTACCCCGTACCTGGACCCTGCTCAAGCAGGCGGGCCATATCCTGATGCAGGGTGTGCCGGAAGGCATGGATGTGGCGGCCATCCGCAAGCGGCTGATCGAGATGCCGGCCGTGCAAGAGGTCCATGATCTTCATGTGTGGTCGTTGGGGATTGGGCAGGTCGTGCTGACGGCTCACATCGTACTGGCGGCGGGAGTGCCCGATCCGGACACGATCCAAGTCGAGCTCACCCGGGTGATCGAGCAGCAGTTCGATATCCACGACGTGACTTTGCAGGTGGAACGCACTTCGTGCAAAAGCGAGGTGGGCCATGCCTGA
- a CDS encoding diacylglycerol kinase: MADGYGHLPRGPKRLMMATCWSFQGLRAAWLHESSFRLEVVIALVMAPLGLLLGENGVERALLAISVLLVLPVELLNSAIEAVIERYGPEHHELAGRAKDMGSAAVFLTLAMAALTWLAILAS, translated from the coding sequence ATGGCTGATGGGTATGGCCACCTGCCGCGTGGTCCCAAGCGTTTGATGATGGCCACGTGCTGGTCTTTTCAAGGACTGCGCGCCGCTTGGCTGCATGAATCCTCCTTCCGACTTGAAGTGGTAATCGCCCTTGTGATGGCACCGCTGGGACTGCTGCTGGGTGAGAACGGTGTGGAGCGCGCCTTGCTGGCGATCTCCGTCCTGCTGGTACTGCCCGTGGAGCTTCTCAACTCGGCCATCGAGGCAGTGATCGAGCGCTACGGCCCCGAACACCACGAACTGGCCGGTCGCGCCAAGGACATGGGTTCGGCCGCCGTCTTCCTGACTTTGGCCATGGCGGCGCTGACATGGCTGGCCATCTTGGCCAGCTGA
- a CDS encoding phosphoethanolamine--lipid A transferase, with product MALSLELVILTVAVFFAFTANGAFWASVKESDVLSGARELRFYIGVTAALVGLHALLFGLVLNRWIARPVLAILLVTTASAAYFASTYAVYLDPSMVRNVIRTDVAEARELLTWDMVGTVSLMGVLPAAALWLVHLPRFTLKQALLRRMLFLGAMLLLTCVGVMATFQDVSSLMRNDKALRYLIAPGNYLASITRVLSQEAGSPKLPRQVVAADARQQAHAPSTKSHLLVVVVGETVRAQNWGLNGYERQTTPQLSKLNVINFSDVTACGSNTEVSVPCMFSLAGRRNYDRENIVGSESLLHVLERAGVKTLWRDNQTGCKGVCDGLSFESYRKPPESSLCDDQACRDAVMLQGLHDVIDDNPGDTVVVLHQLGNHGPAYFKRYPEALRQFRPDCRSSDLGSCTRQEIVNAYDNAILETDDFLSKTIQMLSQDTTHDTAMIYVSDHGESLGEGNVYLHGLPYSIAPDTQIKVPMVAWLSPGMAGGKGVNTACVRSRASQPISHDNLFHSVLALMQVKTEAYEPTLDVFFGCQATAGASP from the coding sequence GTGGCGCTGAGCCTGGAGCTGGTCATCCTGACGGTTGCCGTCTTCTTTGCGTTCACCGCAAACGGCGCCTTCTGGGCCAGTGTCAAAGAGTCAGACGTCCTAAGCGGGGCGAGAGAACTGCGTTTCTACATCGGGGTGACCGCTGCCCTGGTTGGCTTGCATGCGTTGCTGTTCGGCTTGGTGCTCAACCGCTGGATTGCCCGACCTGTTCTGGCGATCCTGCTGGTGACCACCGCCTCGGCGGCTTACTTCGCCAGCACGTACGCGGTCTATCTGGATCCGAGCATGGTCCGCAACGTGATCCGGACCGATGTGGCAGAGGCCCGTGAGCTGTTGACCTGGGACATGGTGGGCACGGTCTCGCTGATGGGCGTGCTGCCGGCGGCCGCTTTGTGGCTGGTGCACTTGCCGCGCTTCACGCTCAAGCAGGCCCTGCTACGCCGGATGCTGTTCCTGGGTGCGATGTTGTTACTCACGTGCGTGGGGGTGATGGCCACCTTCCAGGACGTGTCCTCGCTGATGCGCAATGACAAAGCGCTGCGCTACCTGATCGCGCCGGGCAACTACCTGGCGTCCATCACGCGCGTGCTCAGCCAAGAGGCCGGGAGCCCAAAGCTGCCGCGCCAGGTCGTGGCGGCCGATGCCCGGCAGCAGGCGCACGCGCCCTCGACCAAGTCCCACCTGTTGGTGGTCGTGGTTGGCGAGACCGTGCGCGCCCAGAACTGGGGCTTAAACGGCTACGAACGGCAGACCACGCCTCAGCTGTCGAAGTTGAACGTCATCAACTTCAGCGACGTCACTGCGTGCGGGTCCAACACGGAAGTCTCCGTGCCCTGCATGTTCTCCCTTGCTGGCCGGCGCAACTACGACCGCGAGAACATCGTGGGTTCCGAGTCGCTGCTACACGTGCTGGAGCGGGCCGGCGTCAAGACGTTGTGGCGGGACAACCAGACCGGCTGCAAGGGCGTCTGCGATGGTTTGTCCTTCGAGTCCTACCGCAAGCCGCCGGAGAGCTCGCTGTGCGATGACCAGGCCTGCCGTGATGCGGTGATGCTGCAAGGTTTGCACGATGTGATCGATGACAACCCCGGCGACACGGTGGTGGTTCTGCATCAACTGGGCAATCACGGGCCGGCGTACTTCAAACGCTATCCGGAAGCACTCCGTCAGTTTCGGCCTGACTGTCGTTCCTCGGATCTGGGCAGCTGCACGCGGCAAGAGATCGTCAACGCCTACGACAACGCCATCCTGGAAACGGATGACTTCCTGTCCAAGACGATCCAGATGCTCTCGCAAGACACCACGCACGACACGGCGATGATCTATGTCTCCGATCACGGCGAGTCGCTGGGCGAAGGCAACGTCTATCTGCACGGCTTGCCCTACTCCATTGCGCCGGACACCCAGATCAAGGTGCCGATGGTGGCCTGGCTTTCACCGGGCATGGCCGGCGGTAAGGGCGTCAACACCGCGTGCGTGCGCAGTCGGGCAAGCCAGCCGATCAGCCACGACAACCTGTTCCATTCCGTCCTGGCATTGATGCAGGTCAAGACCGAGGCCTACGAGCCGACGCTGGATGTGTTCTTCGGATGTCAGGCCACGGCGGGAGCCTCGCCATGA